Within Trichoderma atroviride chromosome 2, complete sequence, the genomic segment TGAACTTGGAAATTTTGTTCACGTTCTCGGCATAGTCTTTGTTTGCTCGtgaagtaaaagaagagcGGAAGTCTTGGTCCATTTGTAGCTTATAGGGCGGGTTCGTATTGATAGCTCGAAAAAATAGTTGAGTCATAATGCTGTGTATCCTTTTGCGCATTAGGTCCGTTAAAATATCTTCAATGTCTTGTTTTCACTTACTCCGCCTGATCAGTAGTATATTTTAGACGTAGGGGAGATGCTGTGGTGTCCCTGTCGGGCCAAAAACGCCGTCCGCCTCCCAAGTCGTCTAGGAATAATCTGGCCATGTCGTCGAAGGCGTCTTTAAAGACAAACCAATTGCGAAGATCGATGCCTCTCTCACCATCAGAAGAAATAAATTCACGTACAAACCTCTCCACTCCCTTCTGGAAACCTTCAGATTGAGGGCGAGATGAAGTGCCGTAGCCTAGTTGTTCCAAAAGCTGGTCAAACGTTGGGATAAGAAAAGCCATTGTCTTTGTTAGgaactttttgtttttgcttaGAGAGCTGCAGTTTTGCTAATTTGGAAGGACAGATCCCAGATTATGGTAGAATTAAGTATTCATGGAGCCGTAACGTAACATTTAAGCGAAGATACTCATGATACCGCCGACGCTTtccttccttccttctttaaGAAGACGCTAGCGCATACTAACCTCCTCTTTTCGCAGCAAACTACGTCTACACCCTCGGCTCCATGTTCCCTTTACGCCGCCTAATTTCGGGATATCCACTGTCGACGATCCTTAGGTGGGAACTCCGTGCGGGCAGCGGACTCCGCGATGAGCtccaccacggccaccacggccacggcggccTACTACGCCCGAGAGACTGTGTCTGCCCGGCGCCAAAGTCGACAATGCGTTCATCTCATTCGCTGGCAGAATGTGATATAACTACGACTGCGTGCGTACCCCGCTTAGAGAAGTGGGCATCAGGCATAAAAAAATGAGATAATGCCGACCTGGGCGGCAAAATTCATTTCTTACCTCGGATATCGTATAATCCACTCCGGTTTATTTACTGCCAAAATTCTCTAACCTTTCATCCCGTTTTTACCGCTCGGACTTCCCATCAACATTACTTACTATATGAGACTCAGTAACCAAATGGACCCTTCCAACGACAAAACGGTGCAGACGGAGACAACTCCGCCTTTGTATCAAAGAGATGAGCTTTTGAAAGACCTGGAAGAAGATATGGATCGAATTCGTGAAGCAAGGATCGAGACAGAACAATTAATGAAAGATCAGTTGATGGCCCAACTTGGTGAATCCTACACCAAGATGGAGAAACTACTCGCGGAGATCACGTCAACGCGCCAAACTGTATGGTTTCCCTTGGAGCATCTATTCAACTCTTACTTACTCGTTGCAGATTACCTTTTCTAAATCACCGTGTCTCAGAGAGCATCAGAATGCGAGCCAGGAACAACGCTGCGAAAATGAAGATTCATCTCCGGAAAACACGAAGCACGAGACAGAAGATGCTGGTAAAACAAGTGAACTCTAATACTTGGATGTGTAAGGTTAACTGGCCTCATTTCTATTGTGTTGCTACAGAGAAATAAATATCTAGAAGTCGCATGGTATTTGCATTCGCCAACCAAAAAGTCATTTATGTCTCTAGCGGTTAGCATATTATAAACATTTCATTCTAGTACGATAAAGAACGCTTTGTGTGATCAAACTGTAACCTTCGGGTAGAATGAttagaagaaagaggaatTGTGATACTGTGAACATCCAATCTCTAGAGCAAGCACACATACAACTAGGCACTGGTATGCCATTTACTTAGAATCTGTTTCTAAATGAAGCATTAATACAAGTGTGCCATGCAGTAGCCAGTGCTTTTCCTTTACTCCTTATAGAGACATAAAATCAAGATTGAATTCCTTCCCGTTGCAAAGAATTTCCTGGCCGGTCGCTCGACCGCAAACTGATTAATCCACTTGTCATTGTCTCCGCCCGGAGAATGATCCTTTTGAGACAAAAGCCCGAGCAAAGCGCCTATCTAAATTTAGATCAGTGAATAACTGATGATTATCTATTATTAGATTGGAATTTTTTTAAGCCTTGGTACGAATATAAAAGACTCGTTGAAGCACTAGCAAGCTCATCATCCATCGACTCTTACAATCCATATAACGCATTCTTCTACCATGGCCAGCGCTACCACAACTAAAGAGGAGTTCTATTTTATTCCTCTTGATGACAAAAATGTTAGTCTCTCAGCTATAAGACACGAACTTGAGCAGTTTCATCTCGCATTCAGCCTGATTCGGGAGGAAATCATTGAAATGTCACACACGCTCCCACAAATTGACGGCAGAGTTGCTCGGCTCATGATGTATAACAAATTATTAATCAAATCGATTGATAAACAAGTAATTAGAGTATTCTAAGCATAAATGGTCTCTGCTAATGGTTCACCAGTTATATGGAGCTATCCCAGAAACTCCTGTGACTGCTACTGCGCCACAAGCACCGTGGCGAAATGAAATGGATAAGGCAGGATCAAATTATAAACAGATGGGCTGAAATGATTTCTCTTACGGCGATAGCATGCAATGTACTGTAAAAAGGTTATAACAGAATACAGACACAGTTGGCACCGATAAGACCGACTTCCTTTGCCCCACCGATATATGTGCGGGATTGACAAAGGAATTTCTTGATAAGTGGGCGGTTAGTAACGCAATGTGGTTGGCTGCAAGGCAGAGGTTCAATTAAATTACCTAGCATGAGTCATAAAGTTAGGGCTGGCGTGTTGgagcggcaagaagaaagGTGAAAGGCGCAGTGTAAGAAATAATGCAACTATAAAACCCCGTTCCCCGTCCCCCATTTGTCATTCTCCATTCTCCTATTCTCCTACTTCCCTATTCTTTCATCTCTTACTTTACGAGCAAAGCAACAACCATGGCATCTACTCCCCGTCTTCCACATCCCCCGCAGCCAGCAATGGCGCACACAGAAGGGGGGACGGAGGAGGCACGCAAAGTGCTTCTCTCATTTGATCAACTACCAGAATGGCATCAAGACAACGAATTCATTATTCATGGCTACCGCTCAATCTCAGGCTCGGGTTGGGACTCATTCCGCAGCTGGTTATATATTCACAATGAATCTGTTAACATATATTCTCATCTGGTACCAACAATTATCTTTTTACTTGGCGCGTGGTATTTTTTACAGTATCTCCAAATTCAATACTCCAGTATTACTATTGTTGATATTTTtatcttcagcttctttcttATTACCGTTATCATCTGCTTTGGGCTATCAACAATATATCACACCTTAATGAACCATTCTTCTAATATTGAACAATTATGTCTGCAATTCGACCTAGTGGGCATAGTAGTTTTAGAATTAGGTGACTTTATATCAGGAATAT encodes:
- a CDS encoding uncharacterized protein (EggNog:ENOG41), translating into MAFLIPTFDQLLEQLGYGTSSRPQSEGFQKGVERFVREFISSDGERGIDLRNWFVFKDAFDDMARLFLDDLGGGRRFWPDRDTTASPLRLKYTTDQAEIHSIMTQLFFRAINTNPPYKLQMDQDFRSSFTSRANKDYAENVNKISKFTYTVWKATSSVIFVSDWQPQDGFQVGSLRGLMSRLPGARDATGIRISMKGPGFFITQSCFGEDDFDRLMGQSAKQIDRCLALGVDSGLDGYGLHTDFILLTGQKPSSRWIFSGRGY
- a CDS encoding uncharacterized protein (TransMembrane:7 (o73-91i103-125o145-166i173-195o201-225i237-255o275-295i)), which codes for MASTPRLPHPPQPAMAHTEGGTEEARKVLLSFDQLPEWHQDNEFIIHGYRSISGSGWDSFRSWLYIHNESVNIYSHLVPTIIFLLGAWYFLQYLQIQYSSITIVDIFIFSFFLITVIICFGLSTIYHTLMNHSSNIEQLCLQFDLVGIVVLELGDFISGIYMVFWCEPLERKIYWSMIGVLGLFSIFIMVTTYFQGKGFRVFRALVFIGTGFSGFAPLIHGIKMFGWLQMIKQSGMFYYLIEGGFLFLGALFYITKFPEKQFPGRFDIYGSSHQLFHILVVSATAFHLIGILDAFNYNYINRTCSSH